Proteins encoded by one window of Swingsia samuiensis:
- a CDS encoding mechanosensitive ion channel domain-containing protein — translation MQRNWGSRLIREKQEVFKSDQSQRRSIFPAMLAFLCLCLLAVPQKGFADVSADNSHKSVQQAPRLTSDQTQQLLGVLDNDKKRQEFITTLKNLSAAQQQGLAPGKKATPGAAPAKQNLGEALLSSLVVGGKTVQHEGQILIKTIGNFRSLGPWLLYVRDTPDAQNEIIKILIRIGILVVGGGVASFLLKLVLRRPKQIIENKARQNNLRKELSEHRKMQDVKKDAQDDLEQEKQDVVQEKQNDELLKKEQPSEKVETEAERLERVEQEQADRLRHQGSLVRLMLALSRLPFSLGCFILDLIPIALFPIVALLIQTFDVNGDVHTIEALDAIAWIGGVAAFGFVALMRAIFSPDQVWLRLAMVGDTGARFWFVWLRRLAITFGTCYSILSVFSTFGMPDNVVIAFGKIMALVLHVMIAVMILQARRPISKACNRIADHSRFSGLIRFLGHFWWVAALFFDLGLWLVWAAEIRGGYEQIAALFLWTCVAVIIIRLLSIMAYGCLERLFKAVPIWLDLNDESKERLSRYRPAVRRAVSFVMGVVSVVVFSIAWGVPVKELLGHGSIGIHLLSSLSTIVVAVILGMIVWEAANIFIERHVEKIKKEPDGFARVARLRTLHPMFRIILMTILIVIIGLTVLSELGINTAPLLASASIFGVALGFGSQKLVQDFISGIFLLMENALTVGDAVTLNGTYGVIDKLSLRTVHVRANDGSINIFPFSSLSQIVNYNRDFARALIVAEVGYSVDTDAVVQAFRDITAGLREDPDFKHLIIDDFQLGGVDSLNDSSVTVKGTLPTTPDGRWPVQRQFYRRMKKYFEEHGIDMPFPTRTLEIPALESLVKKENKQGEAQEEIKIEKKDD, via the coding sequence ATGCAGCGTAATTGGGGCTCTCGCCTTATTCGAGAAAAACAAGAAGTTTTCAAAAGCGACCAATCGCAAAGAAGAAGTATTTTTCCTGCTATGCTCGCTTTTCTTTGTTTATGCTTATTGGCTGTGCCTCAAAAAGGTTTTGCGGACGTATCTGCCGATAATTCTCATAAAAGTGTTCAGCAAGCGCCACGCTTAACGTCTGATCAGACCCAGCAATTATTGGGTGTTTTAGATAATGACAAGAAGCGCCAAGAATTTATTACCACATTAAAGAATCTTAGTGCCGCCCAGCAGCAAGGGCTGGCCCCGGGTAAAAAAGCTACACCGGGTGCTGCACCTGCTAAGCAGAACTTGGGTGAGGCGTTATTAAGCAGCCTTGTTGTCGGTGGCAAGACCGTTCAACATGAAGGCCAGATTCTGATTAAAACGATTGGTAATTTTCGTTCCTTAGGGCCTTGGTTACTATATGTTCGTGATACTCCTGATGCTCAGAATGAAATAATTAAGATCTTGATCAGAATAGGAATTTTGGTCGTTGGAGGAGGGGTAGCGTCTTTTCTTTTGAAACTTGTGCTGCGACGTCCAAAGCAGATTATTGAAAACAAGGCGCGTCAAAATAATTTGCGCAAGGAGCTGTCTGAGCATCGCAAGATGCAAGATGTAAAAAAAGATGCACAAGATGACCTTGAGCAAGAAAAGCAGGATGTAGTTCAAGAGAAACAAAATGATGAGTTACTTAAAAAAGAGCAGCCATCTGAAAAGGTAGAAACCGAAGCAGAGCGCTTAGAACGCGTTGAGCAAGAGCAGGCAGATCGGCTCCGGCATCAGGGATCTTTAGTGCGGTTAATGCTCGCACTCTCTCGATTGCCATTTTCACTGGGATGTTTCATTTTAGACCTTATCCCAATAGCCCTGTTTCCAATTGTGGCATTGTTGATACAAACCTTCGATGTAAATGGTGATGTGCACACGATAGAAGCACTTGATGCCATCGCCTGGATTGGTGGGGTGGCAGCATTTGGTTTTGTTGCTTTGATGCGAGCCATTTTTTCCCCGGATCAAGTATGGCTGCGTTTGGCTATGGTCGGGGATACTGGTGCTCGCTTTTGGTTTGTGTGGCTTCGTCGTTTAGCGATTACCTTTGGAACTTGTTACTCCATATTGTCTGTATTCTCTACTTTTGGGATGCCAGATAATGTTGTGATTGCCTTTGGTAAAATCATGGCACTCGTATTGCATGTCATGATTGCAGTTATGATTTTGCAAGCTCGTAGACCTATATCAAAAGCGTGTAACCGTATTGCTGATCACAGCCGCTTTAGTGGGCTGATCCGCTTTTTGGGTCATTTCTGGTGGGTTGCTGCCCTGTTTTTTGATTTGGGCTTGTGGCTTGTTTGGGCCGCTGAGATCCGAGGTGGGTATGAGCAAATAGCAGCATTATTTTTGTGGACGTGTGTTGCTGTTATTATTATCCGCTTGCTGAGTATTATGGCCTATGGCTGCTTGGAACGTTTATTTAAAGCTGTTCCTATTTGGCTAGATCTTAATGATGAATCAAAAGAAAGGCTCTCACGGTATCGTCCAGCAGTCCGTCGTGCTGTTTCTTTTGTGATGGGCGTTGTCTCTGTTGTTGTTTTTTCTATTGCTTGGGGAGTTCCTGTTAAGGAACTGCTGGGGCATGGAAGTATTGGTATCCATCTTTTATCATCGCTTTCAACGATTGTTGTTGCTGTTATTCTGGGAATGATCGTTTGGGAGGCAGCCAATATATTTATTGAGCGGCATGTTGAGAAAATAAAGAAAGAACCAGATGGGTTCGCTCGTGTGGCGCGCTTGCGCACATTGCACCCAATGTTCCGCATCATTTTGATGACGATTCTTATTGTGATTATTGGGTTAACAGTACTTTCGGAGTTAGGGATTAATACAGCTCCCCTATTGGCGAGTGCTTCGATTTTTGGTGTAGCCTTGGGTTTTGGATCTCAGAAACTCGTTCAGGACTTTATTAGTGGTATTTTCTTGTTGATGGAAAACGCGCTGACAGTTGGAGATGCTGTTACGCTGAATGGAACTTATGGCGTGATTGATAAGCTCTCTTTGCGGACGGTTCATGTTCGTGCGAATGACGGGTCTATCAATATCTTTCCGTTTAGTTCTTTGAGCCAGATTGTTAATTATAACCGTGATTTTGCAAGAGCGCTTATCGTTGCTGAAGTCGGGTATTCAGTAGATACAGATGCTGTTGTTCAAGCGTTTAGAGATATTACTGCGGGATTACGCGAAGACCCGGACTTTAAACACTTGATTATTGATGACTTCCAATTAGGTGGGGTTGATTCATTAAATGATTCTTCTGTGACGGTAAAAGGAACGTTGCCCACAACGCCAGATGGTCGTTGGCCTGTGCAACGCCAGTTTTATCGTCGTATGAAGAAATATTTTGAAGAGCATGGCATTGATATGCCGTTCCCGACAAGGACACTTGAGATTCCTGCTTTGGAAAGCCTCGTGAAAAAAGAAAATAAACAAGGTGAAGCTCAAGAGGAAATCAAAATCGAAAAAAAGGACGATTAA